Below is a window of Populus trichocarpa isolate Nisqually-1 chromosome 3, P.trichocarpa_v4.1, whole genome shotgun sequence DNA.
TGTGATTTGTTTGGAGTTTAGAGTTGTTTTCCATTCGTTTGGAAGGTATATTCAGGTTCCTTCGCCATTGAATTATCTGCTTGTGACTGTGACAATGCTTGGAGGGGCAGCTGGTGCTGGTGCTTCAGCCCTTGGAATGATTTCTGATGCTTTTAGTTCAGCGGCTTTCACTGCTTTGGCTGTAATCGTCAGTTCTGCTGGAGCACTTGTTGTGGGTTTTCCTGTGCTGGTATGCATCTTGAATTTTCTAAGTCTTCACTCCAATTCATACTTCATTAGTACTTATTTCTAGCTTAATTATATAGGATCCtctcttttataatttatacttaTTTCATGTTCAGGCTGTTGTGTCTTCACAATTAATGTTTAACAGATATTGAATgggaaaaatgaaaagaaatttacatgttcaaaaaaataaataaatttcatttaccCTTATTTTGCAGTTTCTTCCCCTGCCTGCGGTTGCCggattttattttgcttgttttgTCACAAAGAAAAGTCTGCCATCATATTTTGCCTTTTTTGTGCTCGGGAGCCTGATGGTTACATGGTTTGTGCTGCACAATTTCTGGGATCTAAATATTTGGTTGTCTGGCATGCCCCTGAGGTCGTTTTGCAAACTTATAGTCGCAAATGTTATTCTTGCAATGGCTGTTCCAGGTTTAGCTCTGCTACCActgaaacttcattttttagcCGAGATTGGTTTGATCAGCCATGCATTGCTGTTGTGCCATATTGAGAATCGTTTTTTCAATTACCCGGGTCTTTATTTCTATGGAATGGAGGAGGATGTGATGTATCCAAGCTATATGGTTATTCTGACAACCTTTGTGGGTTTGGCTCTTGTAAGAAGACTATCTGCGGATCATCGGATTGGACCGAAGGCAGTTTGGATATTGACTTGCTTGTATTCTTCAAAGTTATCCATGCTGTTTATTTCATCAAAGCCTGTTGTATGGGTTTCAGCTGTACTTTTACTTGCTGTTACTCCCCCGTTGCTTCTTTACAAGTGTGTATTGGCATATTTTCCTATCTCAAGACATAAGTTCCTCCTTATCTACTTCAATTTAGGCATTCATTTATTCTCTGCATGTTCGACTTCGCAGGGAGAAATCACAAACAGGCTCAAAGATGAAACCATGGCAAGGTTATGTACATGCTGGTGTGGTAGCTCTTTCAGTCTGGTTCTTCCGTGAAGCAATTTTTGAAGCCCTTCAGTGGTGGAATGGGAGGGCTCCATCTGATGGTTTGCTTTTGGGTTTCTGCATTGCCTTGACTGGATTGGCTTGTGTACCCATTGTTGCCTTGCACTTCTCTCATGTCCTGGTCTGTTTTCTCTTGTtatgtccttattttttttttgcataaatttGCTCTTTCTGGCATAATATTTTAGTAAATCAATAAGTAGTTAAACCAACTAACCTATTAATCAACCAACATATTTTATCAGATATATTCATTTCCTTCTCCTTTACAACAAATTTTCTGTGTTTGATGAACTCACTGAAATCAagcaatttataaaattgtggTCCTTATTGTCCTTCTAACAAGAAAGCTCATAAATCAGTGCAAAATTTtggaaataatttgaatttgttaagTTAATGATACATTATCACCATAGTTCATAGAAAGTTTGGcctaaaaattcaaagaatggATGAAAGAAGAGGATTTATGTTTGTTCATTCGAGTTTAATATCAACTTGATCGTTCCGTGGAGGAAAATAGTAAGAATTAGATAAGTAATGAACTGAAGCAGCACTAATTGAAAGCTTTTTGTATGCTATGTAAGCTAATTTCACTTGAATGTGAAGGTAGTTATTGTAAGACTTAGACAACTTGACTATaatagtactttttttttaggttcCATTTCCTCCTGCCAATAAAATGTTAGGATGTTATTCAAGGCACTCCAAGagttttgatttgaaattttgaacTGTCTAACAGCCAGTTATTCTGATTACTGATTTGATCTTATCTTCTTTTCTGCAGTCTGCTAAGAGATGCCTAGTACTGGTGGTGGCAACAGGTTTACTGTTTATCCTGATGCAGCCACCAATCTCAATAGCATGGACTTATCGATCTGACATAATCAGAGCAGCTCGTCAGTCTTCTGATGACATTTCCATCTATGGCTTCATGGCATCAAAACCGACCTGGCCATCATGGTTGCTTATTGTGGCGATTCTGCTCACTTTAGCAGCAGTGACATCCATCATACCCATTAAGTATGTGGTAGAGCTAAGAACTTTTTACTCTATTGCAATAGGGTTTGCTCTTGGAGTATACATATCTGCTGAGTATTTTCTTCAAGCTGCTGTTCTGCATGCCCTCATTGTTGTAACCATGGTCTGCACCTCTGTGTTTGTGGTCTTCACTCATTTTCCATCCGCTTCAAGCACAAAGCTGCTACCATGGTTTTTTGCTTTGCTGGTAGCCCTCTTTCCTGTGACATATCTGTTGGAGGGTCAGGTGAGAATCAAAAGCATCCTTGGAGATGAAGTTGGAGATCTGGCAGAGGAAGACAGGAAGCTCACTACTCTATTGGCTGTTGAGGGGGCAAGGACATCTCTTCTTGGTTTATATGCAGCAATCTTCATGCTCATAGCTCTGGAGGTTAAGTTTGAGGTTGCCTCACTTACCCGGGAAAAGGCTCTTGAAAGGGGTGGAATTAGACATAGTCAAGCTAGTCAAAGTAGTTCTTCAAATTTTGCTCCACGAATGAGGTTCATGCAGCAAAGGCGTGCCTCTACTGTGCCAACCTTTACAATTAAGAGAATGGCTGCCGAGGGAGCTTGGATGCCTGCAGTTGGTAATGTCGCCACTATAATGTGCTTCGCCATTTGCCTGATATTGAACATCAATCTGACCGGGGGATCAAACCAAGCTATCTTCTTCCTGGCTCCTATCCTACTGCTTCTCAACCAGGACTCAGATTTTGTCGCTGGTTTTGGGGACAAACAAAGATATTTCCCTGTTACAGTGGCTATATCGGCCTACTTGGTCTTGACATCCCTTTACAGCATATGGGAAGATACATGGCATGGTAATACTGGTTGGGGCATTGAAATTGGGGGTCCTGATTGGTTCTTTGCAGTCAAGAATTTAGCCATCCTCATTCTTACGTTCCCCAGTCATATACTCTTCAACCGGTTTGTTTGGAGTTACACAAAGCAGACGAACTCGTCACCACTGATCACGCTTCCCCTTAACCTGCCATCCATTATAATATCAGATATTATGAAGATCAGGATATTGGGATGCTTAGGAATTGTTTATACCATAGCCCAGACCCTTGTTTCTAGACAGCAATATATCTCAGGAATGAAGTATATTTAGGCAGATACATGTTGTGCAATGTGTTTCCGTAATTTTCAAGTGAGTTGCTGAAGTTCCAGGTTTGATTTGCAATTCTTTTCCTCTACTTCATTTGCGTAGTCAATATGCCCTGGAAATGCATGGCCACTTTTATTGGCCGTTTCTAATTTCTATAGCAAGCATTCACAGAAACTGAAGGGCATGGTATGTATTCTTTTACTTTTTCCCAAAGTGAAATGACTAACATGTCTCTAAACCCAGGCctaagaatttttcatttcaagggCAATAGAGTAGTTATACTGTGCATGCCAAAATGGAAAACGCCTCTataccaaagtttttttttttttaagataaccaagtaatttaatgtgtaaaaaattaaacaaatctaaaatcagAAATGAACCTAGCAAAAAACCTGAGATAatattgtgtgatttttttgtGAAGGACAAAGATGTCAATTCACGGCAATTAAAGGCTTAGGCTATGTTAATATTTACAAGAAACCCATAAGCTTTGTAATCTCACTTAGGAGGGTTGTTTGCTGTAAATTTTCAGTTGCGAGCTATCTTTCTTGCAagtgtttttttggttgaatttttcttgcaagtttatttatagtttgagtgcaaactataaatataaaaacaatatgatcGAGCAGGAAATAGTactcaaaattacaaaaacaaaataaaacaaaagagatcCGAATAGTTGAACTTCCATGGCACATGTGAAATATAAAATGGCTCCTATAATTCACTTAAAAAGGGGGTCCTATGATATGAAAGATCACCTTCGTTCTTGCttgtgaaataaaaaggaatttgCTCTACAATGAAAACTGGGAAACCTAACGTGATTTCTAGGCTCTTTTCTTTCTAGTGATGTCCCTCCCAGATAGAAAAACAAGGAGCATGAATTGCATAGAGTTGAAAGTTGAGACCAGTTTCACTTTTAGCCAGATCTACCTGCAACCCGATCAAAACCGGGTTATTTGTTATAGTCAAGCATGGATGAAAGATCAGCATGCGGAAGGATAGTAACATCAACAAGCTTTCGATTGTGCttgaaagtgtggttgcggttgcttttcattcagaaaagtattaaaataatatatttttttattttttaaaaattatttttgatattagcatattaaaatgagctgaaaatattaaaaaaaatattaatttgaagcaaagaaaaaaattaaaaatttttaaattttttcaaaaaggtttttgaaatgaaaaaaaaaacgattttgCTTACTATTTCACtctttcaaggtttttttactATCTTGAAATGGATTTAAATAACCATTCTCTTCAGGGCAgcgacccttttttttttctttctaaataagAAATTACTGTTTTGGCGCACATAGTTGCATGTGGAATGCAATTAATTTATGAGAATGTAGAACAATATAGTTTGAAACTATTTAGTTTCCAAACATTTTTAATGTAAATGAACatcattctttattatgttATTGGTCTAGTTTCACACATGAACCAGATCAGCGTGATAGTGTATCTCATGGTAAGTGGGTCAGTAGCATTTGTCTTTGGTTTATGGGATTCTGTATATTTAATTCAATGTTACTGAAATTAAATTGACATGCCATAGGAATTTCGAAGGGATGTTGCaaattgtgtttgttttcttatgtTGTAAGATGTTCGCAGGGAGGGAGGCTCATGTCATGACCTTTGAAGTGGGAGCTGCACTTGAGGATGCAAAATGGCAAGCTCATGTGTACTGCTTCGACAGCAAAAAATGGCAAAGATTTTCCATGGCACTTCGAGCGTAAATGAGTGATGGTGTGTGTGTCTGTATATATTGCAAGATGAGTGTAATGACGTTCATCTCACTAATAATCAAGCAACTCTTTTTATATCACACCAGTCGATGAGAGCTTTCAGCAAGATGGATCCCTTTTTTTTCCATAGAGAATGCAGACTTCTGCCTTCAGTTTGCTTAGGGAGAAAGCGTAGTTGCATTGAAAGGCAAGACTCGAGCTGCTCGGGAAGCATCAGACTTCTGTAGAGCCTCAGGCCACATCTTTCTTTAGTGAATGGGGCTTCTGCCCGCTAGGGATGGCTCTGCTTGCTTATTTCCCAGTGGAGGCAGGCGAAGTTGCTTTCCTATGAATCATAGCCAGCCAGTCTAAAACCAACAACTCCAAAACGAGCAAAGAAAAGATtactaagaagaagaaaacaaaaacttaccTTATACTTTAGCCTTTGTCTTCAGGACAACAAGCACAATGATGATCATTTGTGGAGTATGAAAACACTTCTTATCATTGAAAAACATTGTACGATGGATCATGGAGGGCTCCTAAGATACCATTAAGTTATGCAGTCCTTTTCATATCACATTTTAGAAATACACCTAATTTTAGGCTATAATCTACCGAGACTTTTATTTAGCGAAAGCAATGCGAATTCATCTCCAAACTCACCAGCATTTGGATTTGAAAGAACAGCAGAttatccaaaaagaaaaatctatggCTAAAAAGTAATGCATAGAAATGATGTTgttgttaatttataaaataaagttatgcATTATCATGCATGACCATGGTTCTAAAGGATAGGCTCGGGGTCACGGGTTAGAAATATTAATCCGGGAtgatccataatttttttaaaaggattaaaataaagttattttgattaatattttttaaaaaaacaataagttaAAAGTTGAGTTTTATCTTGAGTTAAACAGATTAATATAATGCTATGGTTTTGAAccgtcaaattaaattatttttttaaatttctttttaatctgaAATCTGAACCAGTATACACCCTAATTAGTAATTACATCAGGTTTCTAGTTAAACTGGTTAAACTGTCGGGCCATTACAAGTGCATAACATGCGTGAAAAATTGCCCTTTCAATATGGTGAAACTCACATGCAATATGTGGATAATTATCTGCTCAGTATTTTCTCTTTAGATCTGATGCAATACTACTTTCAAAATATTACGTCTTAACGTAGAATAGtcaacaaaattttattgattctatttttttttttctgttgaaaaaattatgatcttAATCATGTTAGGGTTACATTattccttttctcctttttctcttcGCTTGTACTGAAGGTAAGTAGAAAGAaacttcctctctctctctctctctctctctctctctctattcctctcctttccttttattttacgCGTAAAACAAACCCTAGGTGGGACACTTTCAGTTCTCACAACACGACCCGCGATCGTCACGATTCATACAATTGTTAGGgcgagtgttttttttttttttggtaagaaaTTAGTGTCTCTGTTGTTTAAGGTTAGACTGGTTGctgtttcttttcatttcattctgCTTTATTTATTGCTTCTGCTTGCTTAATTTGCTCCtttttattcttctcttttttttgttcaattttgtgtcTTTGCTTCccatttaaaatgaaaaaaaaataaagaatttacactttgttattttattttacagtgagattaagggtttttttttcttagtttgtaTTTGGTACATTGCTATttctcttcaaaaataaaaatctctcatcgctaatttattgatttattattcCATTGTGCAGGAATTACTGTCCATGGCaacttgacaaaataaaatacttctTGGAACAGGTTTTTCATCCAAAAACCCTTTCAAACCTTCAATGATAGGCAAAGAAAGCAATCATTTTGTAGTTTAGATTGATTGCCACGACACTGCTCGTGGTTTCAGAGGAATTTTATGCCTGTTGTGACTTTCTGGAATTGGTGTCATTCGGCACTCTGCATCTGCACTTGTTTGCCATTCCCAGAACGCAGAACTGTGTGAAGTACCCTTGAGATGTTTTGTGGCATTTTAATGTATatgtttctttcaaaaattttaattgaagaaCTTTACGTGGTGGGCTTTGGAAATCCCTATAGGAGTTTCTCTACTATGAACTCTAGATTCTTTCTCTTTGGCAGATGATTTATGTCATTCACAACTCGTTCTTCTCATCATTCCATTTATACTGATACTTGTTCTTATGGGGTGCTTCAAATGTGTTAGTTTCGTACAGGTTTGTTGAAGATTTAGCATCCTTTATTCCTAGCTTGTTGCTTCCTAGTTGTCAGCAGCCAATTcctttgggttttatttttgaagtacAAAGATGGGTGCCTTCTGCTGCTGTCTTAGCAGTgatgaacatgaagaacatgCTTACCCAGGGAGTTCAATATACAGGCACTGCATTTGCCTAAGATTCTTTTTCCACCAGTTACTCGGTGGGGTAAGCATTGAAGTGCAAGCAACTCAACGCACTtgactttgtttattttctttcctagATGTTTGTAAACTTGAGGCAGGTTGTTGTGGACAATTGTTTGCTTCCTTTGCTTGTATAACATCATGTAACCAACGAATTTGGTCTAAATCTAGGAGTTAGGCCTTTTAGTGGTTTGCCAATTTCTACTTCAAGGTACTGTTTATAATCTTGTGATTGCATAGAGCTCaaattttatgaaaacatgaaataaatgtTTCACTGAGAGAATTTGAAGTATATGCAGAATAGTCATTATGAACTCTTTAGGTACCCAGAGCAAAAAGATGATTACTTGGTACCATTTTTTTGGGTGCAATTCCAATTTCGTGGTGTGCTCTATCAGTATTTTCATATGCATTCTGATTAAAGTTATACTCATGTTTTGCATTCTAATAACATTATTTCCCATGCATGCATTGTGATTTGATAAAGGTGGGGCAAGGATAAGGTAACTTAATATGGCTCTTATAATACTCTCTATATCAGGTGTTGTTTCATAAAATTAGCTTAAAAACCGATTAACTAAATTATACAATCACCTATATTCCTGGGACCATATTCTTGATCATGAAAAGATCCTAATTTCTAAAGCTATTGTCATAATAAATTTccccttatttttttgagaagGGTTCCTTGGTGCTGGTATGACCCATTCACCATACTTTCTGTTTTTATACTTCATTCCAGTTATCTGATGTACTTATTACCTTCTGCCATGTGCTTGCAGTATGGTACAATGTTTCACAGACTTGAAGGTCGCACTGTATCGCCAACCCAAGGAGGTAATTTTTTGGCATCAACTGGAGT
It encodes the following:
- the LOC7497575 gene encoding uncharacterized protein LOC7497575; translation: MLPPEIQSRSFRPYIAASISSPSFASSSFPSASPYSPNQNPNRNSHFPSPSTSSSRSRFSASSFAHNSRIALALVPCAAFLLDLGGAPVVATLTLGLMIAYILDSLNFKSGAFFGVWASLIAAQVAFFFSSSSIFTFNSIPLGLLAALLCAQTNFLIGAWASLQFKWIQLENPSIVIALERLLFACVPFAASSIFTWAATAAVGMQHAAYYLMILNCVFYWMFAIPRTSSFKAKQEVKYHGGEVPDDNFILSPLEGCFHTLNLLFFPLVFHVASHYSVIFSSAASVCDLLLLFFIPFLFQLYASTRGALWWVTKNANQLHSIRVVNGAVALIVVVICLEFRVVFHSFGRYIQVPSPLNYLLVTVTMLGGAAGAGASALGMISDAFSSAAFTALAVIVSSAGALVVGFPVLFLPLPAVAGFYFACFVTKKSLPSYFAFFVLGSLMVTWFVLHNFWDLNIWLSGMPLRSFCKLIVANVILAMAVPGLALLPLKLHFLAEIGLISHALLLCHIENRFFNYPGLYFYGMEEDVMYPSYMVILTTFVGLALVRRLSADHRIGPKAVWILTCLYSSKLSMLFISSKPVVWVSAVLLLAVTPPLLLYKEKSQTGSKMKPWQGYVHAGVVALSVWFFREAIFEALQWWNGRAPSDGLLLGFCIALTGLACVPIVALHFSHVLSAKRCLVLVVATGLLFILMQPPISIAWTYRSDIIRAARQSSDDISIYGFMASKPTWPSWLLIVAILLTLAAVTSIIPIKYVVELRTFYSIAIGFALGVYISAEYFLQAAVLHALIVVTMVCTSVFVVFTHFPSASSTKLLPWFFALLVALFPVTYLLEGQVRIKSILGDEVGDLAEEDRKLTTLLAVEGARTSLLGLYAAIFMLIALEVKFEVASLTREKALERGGIRHSQASQSSSSNFAPRMRFMQQRRASTVPTFTIKRMAAEGAWMPAVGNVATIMCFAICLILNINLTGGSNQAIFFLAPILLLLNQDSDFVAGFGDKQRYFPVTVAISAYLVLTSLYSIWEDTWHGNTGWGIEIGGPDWFFAVKNLAILILTFPSHILFNRFVWSYTKQTNSSPLITLPLNLPSIIISDIMKIRILGCLGIVYTIAQTLVSRQQYISGMKYI